The proteins below come from a single Eucalyptus grandis isolate ANBG69807.140 chromosome 3, ASM1654582v1, whole genome shotgun sequence genomic window:
- the LOC104454868 gene encoding ribosome biogenesis protein BOP1 homolog yields the protein MLKYPLHFASEYHCDHVNMAHVGTKHLRVAKYVRAIQEGLIKLDKPKEEPRLYNLWGDDLNSKDMAGHLAYIPAPKPKLPGHEESYNPSLEYIPTQEEINSYQLMYEEDRPKFIPRRYTSLRSVPAYENAVSESFERCMDLYMSYRAWKKRLNIEPESLKPKLPNGKDLKPYPVTCYLEYRGHEGAVASISTEASGQWIASGSADGTVRIWEVETGRCRGVWSIGESVQCVSWNPLSELPILAVAAGQDVLLLNKNTNRPYPYSRII from the exons ATGCTGAAATATCCGTTGCATTTTGCGTCAGAATATCATTGTGATCATGTGAACATGGCTCATGTTGGCACTAAACATTTGCGGGTAGCAAAGTATGTTAGGGCAATTCAGGAGGGATTAATTAAGTTAGACAAGCCAAAAGAAGAGCCACGTTTGTATAACCTGTGGGGAGATGATCTCAACTCAAAAGACATGGCTGGGCATCTAGCCTATATCCCTGCACCAAAACCCAAATTACCAG GGCATGAAGAATCTTATAATCCTTCTTTAGAGTATATACCCACACAGGAAGAGATAAATTCCTACCAGCTTATGTATGAGGAAGATCGCCCCAAATTTATTCCTAGAAG GTACACATCTCTCAGAAGTGTGCCCGCTTATGAAAATGCCGTTAGTGAATCTTTTGAGCGATGCATGGATCTCTACATGTCCTATAGAGCCTGGAAAAAACGC CTTAACATTGAACCCGAGTCTTTGAAGCCCAAGTTACCTAACGGGAAGGATCTTAAGCCATACCCAGTGACGTGTTATCTCGAGTACAGAGGTCATGAGGGTGCTGTTGCTTCGATTTCTACTGAAGCTTCAGGGCAGTGGATTGCTTCAG GTTCTGCTGATGGAACTGTTCGTATTTGGGAGGTTGAAACTGGCAGATGTCGTGGGGTGTGGAGTATAGGTGAATCGGTCCAGTGTGTATCCTGGAATCCATTGTCTGAGCTTCCAATTTTGGCAGTTGCTGC GGGCCAAGATGTACTGCTTCTTAACAAAAACACAAACCGTCCTTACCCTTATTCACGTATAATTTAA
- the LOC104452578 gene encoding virulence protein STM3117: protein MQRWLMESSSSSSSSSSVHEQPKLPLLSLNHVSFVCKSVAETVRFYERVLGFVLIKRPSSFDFEGAWLFNYGIGIHLLEVEDVPAKKAAINPKDNHISFQCSDMKLVMKKLEEMNIEYVTAVVEEGGIQVDQLFFHDPDGYMIEICNCDNLPVLPLSSCPLKLPKTNKAPSPSTLYSKFDNRSLDLQCAMEVANQMMDNLVKNMFDISI, encoded by the exons ATGCAGAGATGGCTGATGGAATCCTCCTCGTcgtcttcgtcgtcgtcgtcggtgCATGAGCAGCCGAAGCTGCCGCTGCTGTCGCTGAACCACGTCTCGTTCGTGTGCAAGTCGGTGGCCGAGACCGTGCGGTTCTACGAGCGCGTCCTCGGCTTCGTCCTCATCAAGCGCCCCTCCTCCTTCGACTTCGAGGGCGCCTG GCTGTTCAACTATGGAATTGGCATCCATTTGCTTGAGGTGGAGGATGTCCCTGCAAAGAAGGCGGCTATAAATCCCAAGGACAACCACATCTCCTTCCAGTGCTCCGACATGAAGCTCGTGATGAAGAAGCTGGAAGAGATGAACATCGAGTACGTGACCGCGGTCGTCGAAGAAGGCGGCATCCAGGTCGATCAGCTGTTCTTCCACGACCCGGATGGTTACATGATCGAGATCTGCAACTGCGACAACTTGCCGGTTCTTCCCCTGTCCTCTTGCCCTCTCAAACTCCCCAAAACCAACAAGGCCCCGTCGCCATCCACATTGTATAGTAAGTTTGATAATCGGAGTTTGGACTTACAATGCGCCATGGAAGTCGCGAATCAGATGATGGACAACTTGGTGAAGAACATGTTTGACATCTCGATATGA